One segment of Macrotis lagotis isolate mMagLag1 chromosome 1, bilby.v1.9.chrom.fasta, whole genome shotgun sequence DNA contains the following:
- the LOC141503278 gene encoding LOW QUALITY PROTEIN: phosphoglucomutase-1-like (The sequence of the model RefSeq protein was modified relative to this genomic sequence to represent the inferred CDS: deleted 1 base in 1 codon) has product MVQIVQVQTKAYPDQKPGTRGLRKRVRVFQESAHYAENFIQSIVATVEPARRPEATLVVGGDSRFYMCEAIQLIVRMVAANGIGRLVIGQNGILSTLAVSCIIRKIKAIGGIILTASHNPGGPNGDFGIKFNISNGGPAPAAITDKIFQISKTMEEYAICPDLKVDLSVLGKQQFDLENKFKPFIVETVDSVDAYATMLRNIFDFSALKELLSGPNRLKIRIDAMHGVVGPYIKKILCEELGAPANSAVKCVPLEDFGGHHPDPNLTYASDLVETMKSGEHDFGAAFDGDGDRNRILGKHGFFVNPSDSVAVIAANIFSIHYFQQTGVRGFARSMPTSGALDRVANATKITLYETPTGWKFFGNLMDANKLSLCGEESFGTGSDHIHEKDGLWAILAWLSIIANCKQSVEDILKDHWQKFGRNFFTRYDYEEVDSEGASKMMKDLETLMSDCSFIGRKFTEGGKTYTVEKADNFEYSDPVDGSISRNQGLRIIFTDGSRIIFRLSGTGSAGATVQLYIDSYEKDAPKIYQDPQVMLAPLISIALKVSQLQERTGRSSPTVIT; this is encoded by the exons ATGGTGCAGATCGTCCAGGTGCAGACCAAGGCGTACCCCGACCAGAAGCCGGGCACCAGAGGGCTGCGCAAGCGGGTGCGGGTGTTCCAGGAGAGCGCCCACTACGCCGAGAACTTCATCCAGAGCATCGTGGCCACGGTGGAGCCGGCGCGGCGGCCCGAGGCCACGCTGGTGGTG GGGGGCGACAGCCGCTTCTACATGTGCGAGGCCATCCAGCTCATCGTGCGCATGGTCGCAGCCAACGGGATTGGGAGATTAGTGATTGGACAGAATGGCATTCTCTCCACCCTAGCTGTATCCTGCATCATTCGGAAAATCAAAGCCATTGGTGGCATCATTCTGACAGCCAGCCACAACCCTGGAGGTCCTAATGGAGACTTTGGAATCAAGTTCAACATATCCAATGGAGGACCAGCTCCTGCAGCCATCACGGACAAAATCTTCCAGATCAGTAAGACCATGGAAGAATATGCAATTTGTCCGGACTTGAAAGTTGACCTCAGTGTCCTTGGGAAGCAGCAGTTTGATTTGGAGAACAAGTTCAAACCATTCATAGTGGAAACTGTGGATTCAGTGGATGCCTATGCCACCATGCTGAGAAACATCTTCGACTTCAGTGCCCTCAAGGAACTGCTCTCAGGCCCCAATCGGCTCAAGATCCGCATTGATGCCATGCATGGAGTTGTGGGGCCATATATTAAAAAGATCCTGTGTGAAGAACTGGGTGCCCCTGCAAACTCAGCTGTCAAATGTGTCCCTCTGGAAGACTTTGGGGGCCACCACCCTGACCCGAACCTGACCTATGCATCTGATCTGGTGGAGACCATGAAGAGTGGGGAGCATGACTTTGGGGCTGCCTTTGATGGAGATGGGGATCGAAATAGGATTCTCGGCAAACATGGATTCTTCGTTAACCCCTCAGACTCCGTGGCCGTCATCGCTGCCAACATCTTCAGTATTCACTACTTTCAGCAGACGGGGGTTCGGGGTTTTGCCCGCAGTATGCCCACCAGTGGGGCCCTGGATCGGGTGGCCAATGCTACAAAGATCACTTTGTATGAAACTCCAACGGGCTGGAAGTTTTTTGGGAATCTGATGGATGCAAACAAACTGTCCCTCTGTGGGGAGGAAAGCTTCGGGACAGGCTCTGACCACATCCATGAGAAGGATGGCCTGTGGGCCATCCTGGCTTGGCTCTCCATTATTGCCAATTGCAAACAGAGTGTGGAGGACATCCTGAAGGATCACTGGCAGAAGTTTGGGCGGAACTTTTTTACCAGGTATGATTATGAAGAGGTGGACTCCGAGGGTGCCAGCAAGATGATGAAGGACTTGGAGACCCTCATGTCTGATTGCTCCTTTATAGGCAGGAAGTTTACAGAGGGGGGAAAGACTTACACTGTGGAAAAGGCAGACAACTTTGAGTATAGCGACCCGGTGGATGGAAGCATTTCAAGAAACCAGGGCTTACGGATCATTTTTACTGATGGTTCTCGAATCATCTTTCGACTAAGTGGGACAGGCAGTGCTGGAGCCACAGTTCAACTGTACATTGACAGTTATGAGAAGGATGCGCCCAAGATCTACCAGGATCCCCAGGTCATGTTGGCCCCCCTCATTTCCATTGCCCTGAAGGTCTCCCAGCTCCAGGAAAGAACCGGCCGCTCCTCACCCACTGTCATCACATAA